One segment of Heterodontus francisci isolate sHetFra1 chromosome 28, sHetFra1.hap1, whole genome shotgun sequence DNA contains the following:
- the LOC137345165 gene encoding probable G-protein coupled receptor 139 — MVLPTILQIKHIYYPFLAAFGVPANLLTILILARGNCGLSKCISAYMVAMAAADLMVMIFHIILRHIFTYHFLHSFLSYTAVCKFMIYISATSLHMSVWFTTLFTFDRFVAICCQRFKTKYCTVRNAAVAIATVSVLVFLHSVPFFYAFQSEKILNNIDWGCQPRQEFFSSPAGVGFSWLQSILAAWIPFSLILLFNCLTVRQIVFASRARRELRGHSSENQSDPEMETRRKAIILLFSVSVSYIVLWLTTIISYLTTGLADTVHYRGDYTAPEYIFAETGYMLMYLSSCLNTCIYAATQTKFREEIKMMVKFVWTFRALVCSSDSE; from the exons ATGGTACTGCCAACAATACTACAGATAAAGCACATTTACTATCCTTTTCTGGCAgcttttggtgtccctg CGAACCTACTGACAATCCTGATTCTCGCCAGAGGAAATtgtggtctttccaaatgtatCTCTGCCTACATGGTGGCGATGGCAGCAGCAGATCTAATGGTCATGATTTTCCATATAATCCTTAGACACATTTTTACATATCATTTCCTACATTCCTTCCTGTCCTATACTGCCGTTTGTAAGTTTATGATTTACATCAGTGCTACCAGCCTGCATATGTCCGTGTGGTTTACAACCTTGTTCACATTTGACAGATTTGTAGCTATTTGTTGTCAAAGGTTTAAAACAAAGTATTGCACAGTAAGAAATGCGGCTGTGGCTATAGCAACagtctctgttctagtctttttacaCAGCGTCCCATTTTTCTATGCCTTTCAATCTGAGAAAATACTTAACAATATTGATTGGGGTTGTCAGCCCAGACAGGAATTTTTTTCATCGCCTGCAGGAGTCGGGTTCTCCTGGTTACAAAGTATTTTAGCGGCTTGGATTCCTTTTTCTTTGATATTATTGTTTAATTGTTTGACAGTCAGACAGATTGTTTTTGCAAGTAGAGCGCGCAGGGAATTGCGGGGTCACAGCAGCGAGAAccagagtgatccagagatggaaaCTAGAAGGAAAGccatcattttactgttcagtGTATCGGTCAGTTATATCGTGCTGTGGCTGACAACTATCATTAGTTATTTAACTACCGGACTAGCAGATACAGTACATTACCGGGGCGATTATACAGCCCCTGAGTACATCTTCGCTGAAACCGGATATATGCTCATGTATTTGAGTTCCTGTTTAAACACATGTATTTATGCAGCTACACAAACTAAATTCAGGGAAGAGATAAAGATGATGGTGAAATTTGTTTGGACCTTTAGG GCTCTGGTCTGCTCATCAGACTCTGAATAA